In Barnesiella propionica, the sequence TCAGCGACAAAGTATTATTAATTACGGGAGGTACCGGAAGTTTCGGTAACGCCGTATTGCGAAGATTTATAGACAGCGACCTCCGTGAAATCCGGATTTTCAGCCGTGATGAAAAAAAACAAGACGACATGCGTCACCACCT encodes:
- a CDS encoding polysaccharide biosynthesis protein gives rise to the protein MSIFSDKVLLITGGTGSFGNAVLRRFIDSDLREIRIFSRDEKKQDDMRHHL